A window of Acidobacteriota bacterium genomic DNA:
GGGTGGCATGGCAGGCCGCGCGTCATGGCAAATACCGGCACCGCTGGCAGGAGCGCTTCGGGTGGTTGCCGCCCGCGCTCGGCGCGACGTCCGGCACCCCCACGCTCTGGCTCCACGCCGTGTCGGTGGGTGAGGTCCTGAGCGCCGTGCCGCTCGTGGCCGCGCTCAGGCGTGCGCATCCCGACTGGCGCGTCGTGGTGTCCACCACCACGCGCACCGGGCGCGACATGGCCGAACGGAGGCTGGCTGATGCGGCAGGCGTCTTCTACTTCCCGCTCGACTTCGCCTGGGTGGCGCGCCGCGTCCTCCGCCACATCCAGCCGTCGCTGGTCGTGATCGTCGAGACGGAGATCTGGCCGAACCTGGTGCGAATCTGCCGCGCGAGCGGGATCGGACTCCTGCTGGTGAACGCGCGGATCTCCGACAGGAGCTTTCCGCGCTACCTGCGCGTGAGGCGATGGCTGGGACCGGTGCTGCGTCAGTTCGACAGGTTGTGTGCGCAGTCGGAGGACACGGCGGACCGGCTGCGTCAGCTCGGCGCGCCCGAGGATCGCCTCGTCGTGACGGGCAGCCTGAAGTACGACGTGACGGCCGATCCGCCGCGCGGCATCGAGGACATCGCGCGCCAGTTGGAGGGACGTCCGGTGCTGCTGGCGGCCAGCACGCTGAAGGGGGAGGACGAGACGGTCCTCGACGCGTGGCGGGAGTTGCGCGAGTCCGAGCCAGATGCCCTGCTGGTGATTGCCCCGCGTCATCCCGAGCGATTCGACACGGTTGTTTCGCTCGTCGAACGATCGGGAGCGCGTGTCGTGCGTCGAACGGCGTTGCCTCCTGGTCTTCGTGCGCCGTTCGACGTGCTGGTGCTCGATACGATCGGCGAGTTGGCGGCCGTGTGTGCGCACGCGACGGTGGTGTTCGTGGGCGGGAGTCTCGTCCAGGCCGGCGGCCACAACATCATCGAACCGGCGCTCTACGCGCGTCCCATCATCGTCGGGCCCTCGATGACCAACTTCGCCGACATCACGCGCCGATTCCTCGATGCCGGCGGCCTGGTGCAGGTGGCTGATGCCGCGGAAGCGCGGGGCGAGGTCGTCGCGCTCTTCGGCGACGCGGCGCGGCGCGAGCGTCTGGGGCGTGCGGCGCGAGGCGTCCTCGATCGCCATCGTGGTGCCGTGGATCGGACGCTGTTCGAGATCGCAGGCGTGATGCGCGCACGGGCGGACGTGCGCCAGGCGACGGCTGTTGGCGGAGGCACATCGTGAGCGAACCGGAACGTACGTTCGCGGTGCTTCGTGCGGCCGCCCGGCTCTACGGCAAAGGCGCGACTCTGCGACGCGCCCGGCGCGCCCGGCGAGCGACGCGCCTCGCGCGGCCCGTGATCAGCGTGGGCAATCTCGCCGTCGGCGGCCGCGGCAAGACGCCCGTCGTGTCGGCGGTGGCGCGCATGCTCCATGGCTGGGGCGAGCGGCCCGCGGTGCTGAGTCGCGGCTATCGGCGTGAATCGCCGTCGCGCGACGTCGTGATCGTGCGCGACGCCGAACGCATGCGGGCCACGCTGGCCGAGAGCGGCGACGAACCGTTCATGCTCGCGCGCGAACTGCCAGGCTGCTGCGTGCTCGTCCATCCGCGTCGTGCGCGGGCTGGCGCGGTGGCCGAAGAGACACTCGGCTGCACCGTCCACGTCCTGGACGATGGGTTCCAGCACGTGGAACTGGCGCGCGACGCCGACATCGTGCTGCTGACGCTCGACGATGTGCTGCACGGTCGCGTGTTGCCGGCAGGCCGGTTGCGCGAGCCCGTGCATGCGTTGGAATCCGCTGACGCGTTGATCGCCGTCGACTGCAGCGCGGCGCGCCTGCGTATGGCGCTCGGCCGGACTCCCGACGTGCCGATCTTCGAAGTGCACCGGCATCTCGGTCGTGCGCGCGCGCTCTCCGGAGCGACAGATTTCTCGCGTCTGCACGACGAACCCGTGCTGCTCGTCACGGCTGTCGCCGAACCCGACCGCGTGGCCGCCGAGCTCCGCCAGGTCGGGTGGCGCCTCGTCGACGAGATGACCTTTCGCGACCACCACCGCTACCATGCCGACGATGTGCGGCAGATCGCGGCGCGCGCGCGAAGCGTGGGCGCGACGGCCGTCGTCACCACCGCCAAGGACGCCGTGAAGCTCGAACGTCATCTGCCCATCGACATCCCCGTGGCCGTCGTGCCGCTGGAGGTCGTGATCGAACCGGCCGATCGATTCTCGGCATGGCTGCGTGGACGGCTCGCCCTCGACCCGGAGGGGGCGTGACCGCCGCCGCCGAGGTGATTCCCCGTCGTCATCGCGTGGAGCACGCGCTGCTGCGGGCCGTGGCGGCTGTCGTACGGCGGCTGCCGCAGTCGGCGGCCACGCGTCTCGGCCATGCGATCGGCGCGATCGCCTACCGCCTCGACGGACGGCATCGCCGCATCACGCTCGACAATCTTGCCGCCACGTTTCCGGAGCGTTCGGTGCAGGAGCGGACGCGCATCGCGCGCGAGGTGTTCGCGCACTTCGGCCGCAAGCTCGTCGAACTGCTCTGGTTCTCCGGGCAGTCGCCGGAGCGGCAGTTGTCACTGGTGGAGTTCGTCGGGCTCGAGCACGTGGACGCGGTGCGCATGGCGGGGAAGGGCGCGCTGCTCGTCACGGGGCACTTCGGGTTCTGGGAACTGCACGCGCTGGCGCACGGGCTGCAGATCGGGCCGATGGCCGTCGTGGCGCGCGCGCTCGACAACACGCTCCTCGACAGGATGCTCACCGACCTCCGCGCGAGCACCGGCAACATCGTCATCGATCGCAAGGGCGGCTTGCGGCGCATCATGCGCGCGCTGCAGGCCAATCAGGCGGTGGCGGTGCTGATCGATCAGCACATCCTCACGGCCGAAGCCGTGAAGGTGGACTTCATGGGGCGTCCCGCGGCGACGACGTCGGCGGTGGCGGTGCTGGCGATGCGCACGGGCGCGGCGGTGATCCCGGCGTTCTCGCTGCCGCTCAATGACGGGCGCTACAGGCTGATCTACGAGCGTCCGCTCGAAGTGGGATCGCCCGACGATCCGGATGCCGTGCGCGATCTCACGCAGCGGTGCACGAAGGTGCTGGAGAAGTACGTGCGCGCGCATCCCGAGCGCTGGCTCTGGATGCACAGACGCTGGCGCGACGACCTGCAGACCACCGAGTCGCCGTCGCTCTTGGTGGACGAGGTACCCGGAGACGGCGAGTCGTGACAGCGCGGCGGCGCGTCGTGGTGCGCGGGCCGAACTGGCTCGGCGATCTCGTGATGGCGGCGCCGGCGATCCGGGCGGTACGCGAGACGTGGCCCGAGGCAGTGGTGGACGTCGCGGGGCCGTCGGCGTTCGCGCCGATCGTCCCGATGCTGGTGCCTGGCGTGGGCGCGCTGCCCCTGGAAGGACGAGCCGGCGTGCGCGCGGTGCGGCGACACACGGACGCCGTGCGCGCGGGGAACTACGACGTCGCGCTGCTGCTGACCAACTCGTTCGCGTCGGCGCTCGTGATGGCGTGGGCGGGTGTGCCGGAGCGATGGGGCTATCGCCGCGACGGGCGGGGACGGCTGCTGACGCGCGCGATTCGCGTAAGGGATGCGCGACGCGATTCGCGGCATCACGCCGACTACTACGCCGCGCTCGTCGCCGCGCTGGGGATGCCGAGGCCTGCGTTGGAGGTTCAGGCGATGCTGCCGTCGCAGGCGCGTGAGGAGGCGATCGCGCTGTTGCGCGCCAGCGGATGGGACGGCACCGCACGCGTGCTGGCCTGTGCGCCTGGCGCGGCATACGGGACCGCGAAGCAGTGGCCGCCGCGCCACGTGGCGGCTGTCGCGTCGGCGTGGATCGCGGCGGGTGGCGCTGTCGCGCTCGTGGGCGCATCGGCAGACGTACCGGCGTCGGCGGCCGTTGTCGCGGGGGTGCCTGTGGAGCGGCGCGCGGCGGTGATCGATCTCACGGCCCGTACGTCGCTGGCGGCGCTGGCAGGCGTACTGGCCGTCGCGTCACGCGTGCTGGCCAACGATTCGGGCGCGATGCACGTTGCCGCGGCGTTCGGTACGCCCACCGTCGCGGTGTTCGGCCCGACCCGCGAATGGGCCACCGCTCCTCTCGGTCCGCATCACATCCTCACGCACGACGTCTGGTGCCGTCCCTGCATGCTCCGCGAGTGTCCTCTCGACCACCGCTGCATGACCCACGTCCCCCCGTCAGCGGTCGTCGACGCGCTGGGGTGAAGCAGGAAATGCCGAATGCCGAATGACGGGCGGCCACCCTCTCCGCTGCTGCGCAGCTACGGAGGGCAGGCAAGGGCCGCCCCGCGATTCACGCAGGCGTCCGGTCCTTGCGGCCCATCACCGTGCTGAAGGCGAGGGCGGTGAGGGCGGTGATGGTGGCGCCGATGAACGCGTACCACGTCCAGGCGACTGGGGTGGCGATCCAGATGTACACGAGGGTCGCCATGCCGACGGCCATGCCGGCGAGCATCGCGTGGGCGCTCACGCGCGAGGTGGCGAAGCCGACGAGGAATGCACCCAGCACGGGGCCGGCCGTGAGCGAGAGCACGGACAAGCCGGCGTCGAGGACCGACCGATCCATCCACTGGCACGCCAGGGCGACCGCCAGCTGCACGACGCCCCAGAACAACGTGGCGCGATACGACACGCGCATGATGGTCTGTTCGTCGGCGGTCTCGTTGACGTAGCGCAGGTAGAAGTCGTTGACGGTGGACGCGGCCATGGCGTTGATGGACGGCGACAGCGCCGCGGCGACGATCGCCGCCACGATGAAGCCGGACACGCCGCTCGGGAGCGTGTTGATCACGAATGTCGGCAGGATCTCGTCTGGGCGTCCGAGCGTCGGCAGCGGCACCTGCTGGTAGTAGGCGTAGAGCATCACGCCGATCGTGAGGAACAGCGCGAACTGCAGCAGCACCAGCACGCCGCTCAGGATCAGTCCGCGGCCCGCGTCGCGCGCCGACGGCGCCGACAGCAGGCGCTGCACGAGGAACTGGTCGGTGCCGTGCGTGGCGAGCGTGAGGGCCACCCCGCCGACCACCCCGGCCCAGAAGGTGTACACGCTCGTGAAGTTCAGCGAGAAGTCGAACACGCGGAACTTGCCGGCCGCCTCTCCCGCCGCGACCACGGCGCTCCATCCGCCGTCGATGCCGTACAACAGCGCGAAGAAGATGATCAGCGCGCCGGCCAGGTACACGAACATCTGGACCACGTCGGTCCAGATGACCGCGGCCGACCCGCCGTAGACGGTGTAGACGATCATCGCCGTTCCGAGCAGCACGACGGTCCACGGGACAGGGATGCCGGTCACCACCGCGATGACGAGTGCCGTCGTGAAGAGCCTGATACCGTCGGCCAGCGATCGCGTCAGCAGGAAGATCGCCGCACCCGCCGCGCGCACCGACGATCCGAAGCGCGATTCCAGCAACTGGTACGACGTCATCAACTCGCCGCGGAAGTACGCCGGCAGGAACCACACGCTCACCAGGACGCGCCCGATGACGTATCCGAGCGGTAACTGGAGGAACGCCATGTTGCCGGTGAACGCGGCCGCGGGCACGCCGATGAACGTGACGGTGCTGGTCTCGGTGGCGACCACCGTGAAGCAGATGGCCCACCACGGCACCGAATGGCCGCTGAGGAAGTAGTCCTTGCTCGATCGCTGGAACCGAGCGAAGTACGTGCCGAAGGCCGTCAACGCCAGCACGTAGCCGGCGATCACCGCGTAGTCGAGCCAGTTGAGTACCATGCGCGTGGCGCCAGCCTATCACCGCGGGGATTCCCGGCCGTCGCGGAATTTCCGCTACTATCCCCCCGTGACTGCCCTCGCGCCAGCGGTCTTCCTCGACCGCGACGGCACCCTCATCGAAGACGCGGGATACCTCGACTCGCTCGATCGCCTGACGTTGTTGCCCTCCACCGTCGACGCCTTGCGTGTCCTGGCACGCGGCGGCCATCGCCTCGTCGTGATCACCAACCAGAGCGGTATCGCACAGGGATTGTTCGACGAGGCATTCGTCACGCGGACGCACGACGCCCTGCAGGCGCGACTGACTGCCGCAGGCGCGCGCATCGACGGTTGGTACTACTGCCCGCACCATCCTCGGGGACAGGTGCCGGCGCTCACGACGACGTGCGACTGCCGCAAGCCGGCGCCGGGTCTCGTCAGGCAGGCCGCCAGTGATCTGGGACTCGATCTGTCGAAGTCCTGGATGATTGGCGACCGCTGGGGCGACGTCACACTCGCGCCCAACGCCGGCCTGCGCGGCGGCATTCTCGTGCGCACGGGCCAGGGGCGTGTCGCCGAGCAGCATCCCGTCGACGGGACACAGGCCGCTTACGTGGCAGACGACGTGATGGACGCCGCAGCGTGGATCCTGCGGCAGGGAGCGTGACGGTGCGGCAGCGATTGCTCGACGTGGTCGACGCCCTCGCCGGCCGCCGCACGGTGGTCATCGGCGACATCGCGGCCGACGAGTTCCTCTACGGACGCGTGGCGCGGGTCTCGCGCGAGGCGCCCGTCCTCATCCTCGAGTACGACACGACGGTGATCGTGCCCGGCGGCGCGGGCAACGCCGCCGCCAACGTCGCCGCGCTCGACGGGCGTACCGCGCTCTTCGGCTGCGTGGGACGCGACGATCAGGGAAGCCGCCTGCTCGACGCGCTCTCGTCGGCTGGTGTCGACGCGCGCGGCGTGGCGCGATTGCCCGGGGTGGCCACCACCACGAAGACCCGCGTGCTCGCCGGCGGTATCCACTCGGCCAAGCAGCAGGTGGTGCGAATCGATCGCCGCGGACAGGCGCCCGTATCGCGCGCCATTCACGAGGCATGGGGACGTCGGCTCGATGCGGCGTTGCGCACGTGCGACGCGGTGCTGATCTCCGACTACGGCGGCGGCGCGGTGACGCCCGCGCTCGTGCGGCACGTGAAGCAGACGCTGCGCGCACGGACACGCGTACGCATACCCGTCCTGATCGACTCCCGGTACGCGCTTGGCCGCTACGCCGGACTCACCGCGTCGACGCCGAATGAGTCCGAAGTCGAGGCGCTGCTCGGCGTGCGGATCGGCGACGACAGGCGCGCGCTCGAACGCGCGGGCCGCACGCTGCTCGATCGCACGCGGATGGAAGCCGTCCTCATCACGCGCGGCAGCCGCGGCATGGCGTTGTTCGAACCCGATCGACAGACCGTGCACATCCCGATCGTCGGCTCCGACGAGATCGCCGACGTCACCGGCGCCGGCGACACGGTGATCGCCACTGTCACGCAGGCGCTCGCGTCCGGCGCCTCCATGGAGGAAGCGGCGCACCTGGCCAACCATGCGGGCGGACTGGTGGTGATGAAGCGCGGCACGGCCACGCTGTCGCGCGGGGAACTGCGTGCCGCCATCGAGGGTGAACGGTGATCGTCGGGCGCGACGCCCTGATGGCCCGCATCGCCGCGCATCGCGCGCAGGGGCAGTCGATCGCGCTCGCCAACGGCGTGTTCGATCTGCTGCACGTGGGGCATCTCCGCTACCTCCAGGGCGCCGCTGCCGAAGGTGACGTGCTCGTGGTGGCGGTGAACGACGATGAGGCGGTGCGGCAGTTGAAGGGACCCGATCGCCCGATAGTGGGAGAAGGAGAGCGGGCCGAACTGGTTGACGCGCTGCGCGGCGTGGACTACGTCGTGCTGTTCGGCGATCTCACGGTCGGGCCGATTCTCGAAGCGCTGCGCCCCGACGTTCACTGCAAGGGCACCGACTACACGGTCGACACGGTTCCCGAACGCGCCATCGTCCAGGCCTACGGAGGGCGGACGGCGATCGTCGGCGATCCGAAGGACCACTCCACGCGTGACATCGTGGCGCGGCTGCGGTGAGGCGAGGCATGCCGCCCGCCGATTCCGTCCTCATCGTGCGTCTCGGTGCGCTCGGCGACGTGATTCACGCCATCCCCGTCGTGGCCGCGATCCGCGCCGCGTTTCCCGCGGCGCGGATTGGCTGGCTCGTACACCAGCGCTTCGTACCGCTGCTCGAGTGCGTGGAGGGGCTCGACCGCATCCACGCGATGGAACGTCGATCGAGCGCGCGCGTCATCGGCGAGGTGCGCCGGGCGCGATACGCCGTATGTCTCGATCTGCAGGGGCTCCTCAAGTCGGCGGCGCTCGCGCGGGTGAGCGGCGCGCGCCGCGTGATCGGATTCTCGCGCACCCTGCTGCGCGAGCCCGCGGCGGTCCTCGCCTACACGGAAACCGGTGGCGACGGGAGCGGGCACGTGATCGACAAGAACCTGTCGGTGCTCGGCCTGCTGGGCGTCGACACGCGGACGCGGGCTTTCCCGCTGCGCGTGCCCGACACGCCTGTCGTGCCGTGTACGCGCGAGATCCTCGGCGTGGGGGCGTCGGAGCCGTTCGCGCTTCTCAATCCCGGCGCGGCCTGGCCGAACAAGCGGTGGCCTGCCGAACGATTCGGCGCGACGGCGCGACTGCTCCGCGATCGACTCGGCCTGCGCAGCGCGGTGTTGTGGGGACCCGACGAGGCGACGCTCGCGGCGCAGGTGGCGCGGGCGTCCGATGCGGCGGCGCGCATGGCGCCGCAGACGACGATGGTGGAGATGCTGGCGTTGGCGCGCGCGTCGCGCGTGGTGGTGTCTGGGGACACGGGGCCCCTGCACCTGGCGGCGGCCGTGGGGACGCCCGTCGTGGGGGTGTACGGCCCGACGCCTCCGGGACGCAATGGTCCGTGGAATCCGCGCGACGAGGTCGTGTCCGCGCACGACGCGTGTCGTTGCGCGTTCAAGCGACAGTGCACATCCGACGCGTGGTGCCTCGACGGCGTGTCGGCCGAGGTCGTGGCCGACGCCGTGGTGCGTCGTGTGGAGGCGGCGTGACCGCCGCGTCGCCGGCGCCATCGTCTCCGCGTGCCGGTCTTGCGCGGTGGCGCGTGCCCCTCGGCTTCGCGTTCGCGGGACTCGTGCTGTGGCTGGCGCGTCCCACGCCGCGGAGCCTCCAGGTGGGCCTGTCGATCGCGCTGGTCGGGCAGATGATGCGGATCTGGGCCGCCGGCCATCTGGAGAAGAGTCGCGAGGTCACCTCGTCGGGCCCGTACCGCTTCACGCGGCACCCGCTCTACCTCGGCTCGACGCTGATGGGGATCGGCCTTGCGGTGGCGGCGCGCCACTGGCTGGTGGCGGTGGTGATTCCGGGCTATCTGGGGGCGACGTTGTGGCTGGCGATTCGCACCGAGGAGGCGTACCTGCGGGCGACGTTCGGCGATGCGTACGACAGGTACGCCGGCGGTGCGTTGCCGGCGGTGGCTCGCCGCTTCAGCGTCGAGCGCGCGTGGCGCAACAAGGAGTACCGCGCACCGATCGGGCTTCTGCTGATGAGTTTGTATCTGCTCTGGCGTGCGGGTCTGCTCGGCTGACCACCTTCCGCCAACTTCCGCCAACCCTTTTCTCGTCTTGACATCAGGCTGAACCCGGTCGCATCCTGTTCGGCATTTCTGTCGTCCATTCGGCCCCAGGCTGTGCCTTCGTGCGCAACCGGGGGTTTGCTGTTTTGGCAGTGGTAGGGAGGTGGACTGTGAACGTTTCTTGGCTCAGGCTCGTGTCGAGTCTGTTGTGGGCCGTGCTGTTGTTGGGTGCACCGTCGGCGAGTGTGGCGCAGACGGGCACCGCGTCGCTGGCGGGGACTGTCACCGACGACCAGAAGAGCGCCGTTCCCGGCGTGCTCGTGACGCTCACGAGCGGTGCGACGGGGTTGACGCGTGAGGCCGTCAGCGGTGCGAACGGGACCTATCAGTTCCTCGCGGTTCCACCGGGGACATACACGCTGAAGGCGGAGCTCAGCGGCTTCAAGAGCAGCGTCATCGAGGGCATTCAGCTCAACACCGACTCGTCGCAGCGCGTGGACGTGTCGCTGGCCGTGGGCGGTCTCGAAGAGACGGTGCAGGTGCTGGCCGAAGCGCCGGCGATCAACACGACGGACGCGAGTCTCGGCAACGTCATCAAGGAAGCGCAGATCCGCGGGCTGCCGCTCGAAGCGCGCAATCCCGTCGGCCTGCTCTCCCTCCAGACGGGCGTGGTCTACATCCCGCGCAACAACCCCGAGACCACCGTCGATCCCCGGTATGGGTCGGTGAGCGGCGCGAGGGCCGACCAGAGCAACGTCACGCTCGACGGCATCGACGTCAACGACGGGCAGAACCAGAGCGCGTTCACGTCGGTACTGCGGCTCACGCTCGACTCCGTCCAGGAGTTCCGCGTGACCACGAGCTCGTACGGCGCCGAGGGCGGGCGCTCGTCGGGACCGCAGGTGTCGCTCGTGACCAAGAGCGGCACGAACGATCTGCGTGGGGCGGCGTACTACGCCAGCCGCGACACGAAGTTCTCGTCGAACGAGTACTTCAACAAGCTGTCGCAGTTGAAGGCGGGTCAGACGAGCACGCCGCCGCTGCTCGACAAGAACATCTACGGCGGGTCGCTGGGCGGTCCGCTCGTGAAGGACCGGCTCTTCTACTTCGCCAACTTCGAGGCGCTGCGCGAGAAGCGCGAGTCGGTCGTCGAGCGTGCGGTCCCGTCTGCGGCGATGCGTGACGGCGTGCTGACGTACACGTGCGCCGCGGGGGCGTCCTGCCCGGGCGGTACCGTGCAGGGCTTCACCAGTTCGCACACGATTCCGGCGGGTCGCTACGGGATGGGGCCGGCCGACTTCCGCCGCGTGGATCCGGCGGGCATCGGCGCGAGCACGGTGGCGTCGCAGTACTGGCGGCAGTACCCGTTGCCGAACTACGACGGTCGTGACGGCGCCAACATCATGGGCTACCGCTTCACGTCGCCCATCGAGAACGAGTTCAACACGCTCATCGCGCGCGGCGACTATCGCATCAGCAACGGGCAGTCGCTCTTCACGCGCGTCAACAAGCAGTCGGACGCGATCGTCGGCACGCAGCAGTTCCCGGGGCTCGCCCCCAACACGACGCGCGAAGTGAAGAACTGGGGCTTTGCCACGGGACACGACTGGGTGCTGCGCTCGAACCTGATCAACACGCTGCGCGTCGGCTACACGAAGATCGACGATGCGACCATCGGTTTGCAGACGCGGAGCGCGACACAGTTCCGCTTCATGGACAACTACGAGGCGCTGTCGTCCAGCAGCGGCCGCAACCTGGGGACCTGGAACATCACCAACGACCTGTCCTGGATCAAGGGCGCGCACACGCTCAAGTTCGGGACCAACCTGCGGTACGTCCGCAACGACACCTACAGCAACGCCAGTTCGTTCTTCAGCGGCGTGGCCAACGGGTCGTGGGTGGCCGGCGTGGGGCGGCGCTACATGCCCGGCGGTGCGTGCCCGGCGCCTGCCGACTGCTCGGGGCTGCCGGCCGTGGCGTCGACGGCGCAGGCCACATATGCCGACACGTTCATCAACATGCTCGGTGCGATCACGCAGACGACGGCGCGCTACAACTACACGATCGACGGCGGTGTGATTCCCGAAGGGCAGGCCCTGCCGCGGCTGTACGTGGCCAACGAGTACGACGTGTACGTGCAGGATCAGTGGCGCGTGAGCGACAGTTTCACGCTGAATCTCGGTCTGCGCTACAGCCTCTTCCCGCCCGTCTATGAGGGGCGCGGCCAGCAGGTGGTGCCGAGTGTCAACCTGGGCGAGTGGTTCGAACTGCGCCGGGCCAACATGCAGCGCGGCATTCCGGCAAGCGCCGATCCGTCCATTTCCTTCATCCCCGGTGGTCAGGCCAACGACGGGCCCGACTGGTACCGGTACGACAAGAACAACTTCGCACCGCGTGCGAGCTTCGCGTGGTCGATCAACCCGAAGACGTCGATCCGTGGCGGGTACTTCCTGGTGTACGACCGCATCGGGTCCGGCATCGCGACGCAGTTCAACTCCGCCGGCTCGTTCGGTCTGGCCACCGTGCTGAGCAGCATCGTCAACGCGAACAACGAGCCGAGCACGGCGATTCGCTTCACCGACGTGAACACCATCCCGGCGACGTATCCGGCCGCACCGCCGGCGACGTTCCCGGCCACCCCCGGCCTGCGCACGGGCACCATCACCTCGTCGATCGACCAGAACCTGCGGACACCGTACTCGCATGCGTACAACCTGACGTTCAGCCGCGATCTCGGCCGCAATTACTCGGTCGATCTGGCGTACGTGGGCCGGCAGGGGCGCAACCT
This region includes:
- a CDS encoding TonB-dependent receptor produces the protein MNVSWLRLVSSLLWAVLLLGAPSASVAQTGTASLAGTVTDDQKSAVPGVLVTLTSGATGLTREAVSGANGTYQFLAVPPGTYTLKAELSGFKSSVIEGIQLNTDSSQRVDVSLAVGGLEETVQVLAEAPAINTTDASLGNVIKEAQIRGLPLEARNPVGLLSLQTGVVYIPRNNPETTVDPRYGSVSGARADQSNVTLDGIDVNDGQNQSAFTSVLRLTLDSVQEFRVTTSSYGAEGGRSSGPQVSLVTKSGTNDLRGAAYYASRDTKFSSNEYFNKLSQLKAGQTSTPPLLDKNIYGGSLGGPLVKDRLFYFANFEALREKRESVVERAVPSAAMRDGVLTYTCAAGASCPGGTVQGFTSSHTIPAGRYGMGPADFRRVDPAGIGASTVASQYWRQYPLPNYDGRDGANIMGYRFTSPIENEFNTLIARGDYRISNGQSLFTRVNKQSDAIVGTQQFPGLAPNTTREVKNWGFATGHDWVLRSNLINTLRVGYTKIDDATIGLQTRSATQFRFMDNYEALSSSSGRNLGTWNITNDLSWIKGAHTLKFGTNLRYVRNDTYSNASSFFSGVANGSWVAGVGRRYMPGGACPAPADCSGLPAVASTAQATYADTFINMLGAITQTTARYNYTIDGGVIPEGQALPRLYVANEYDVYVQDQWRVSDSFTLNLGLRYSLFPPVYEGRGQQVVPSVNLGEWFELRRANMQRGIPASADPSISFIPGGQANDGPDWYRYDKNNFAPRASFAWSINPKTSIRGGYFLVYDRIGSGIATQFNSAGSFGLATVLSSIVNANNEPSTAIRFTDVNTIPATYPAAPPATFPATPGLRTGTITSSIDQNLRTPYSHAYNLTFSRDLGRNYSVDLAYVGRQGRNLMIRRDAAMPANFVDPQSGVDYYSAATELITQARLVGATNVAPIPYWENMFPGAAGGGLTATQVMAEEFMANEPDWITAFWAADQYCFPACPSTGRFSFFNQQYDSLAVQSSLARSGYNSLQVALRRRFADGYQFDVNYTYAVAKDHGSSVERGSSFGNFSAGGYSGFLINSWEPDQQYSFADFDVRHQINMNGLFELPFGQGKKWGSNVNGVTNALIGDWSLAGIFRWTSGFPFSVYNCRSCWSTNWNLQGNAMLVDPNRLPEQKTTRNAVGGQPSPWANATDAITYFERATPGQSGTRNLFRGDGYFGIDVSLGKAIRMPFGHRLQFRWDVFNLTNTVRFDTATLDMFPDIAASFGRYNGTLAGCDGAANRCMQLNLRYEF